In Dryocola sp. LX212, the genomic stretch TTGTGCCGGCTTATTGCGTGCCAATCCTTGAGAAAAATTTCCAGCTGCGAAGCTTCACAATGCCGGAGGAGATCGAAACCTGGTACGACTGTTTTTTACATTTTAATAAGCAGCTGATAAATGAACCTGCGGCTATCGATTACCTGAATAAACTGCTCGGCAAAGTTAAAGCTTTATATGGTTAAGCCGTAAATCTAACGTGTTTTAAGAGAGAGAAAATGGAAGAGCTGAATATTAAGCAGTTAGCGATTATTAACGCGGTCATAGAATGTCAAAGCGCTGCACTTGCCGCACAGAAGCTCAACATTTCTCCCTCTGCCATCAGCTATACGCTCAATCAAGCAAGGAAATTTACTGGCCAGCAGCTGTTCACCCGCACGGCAAAAGGGTTGAAGGCTAACCCGGAAGTTTACGCGTTACAGAAAAAATATCAGCAGATATCGTCCCTGAACTCTTCGCGCAGCGATTTTATTATTACCACCTATTCCCCTATCGAAATGATTCTCTCTCAGCATCTTTATAAGATGATAAGGCGAACGGATACTACTTCCCTGCGCTTTATTACCATGGACAGCAATGAAGACAACCGGCTGATGAAGCTCAAGCACCGGGAGGTGGATATCGATATCGGTGGCAAGTTACCCGACGACAAATCCATCGTCTGCGCCCGATATCTGCACTGTGACGTCCACGTTCTGGTTAATAAAGCTCATCCGACCATCGGCAACAGCTTCTCGATGGAGGACTGGCAGCAGAATCAGCATTTGCGCTGGCGGCGGGATGTAGGCAGCATTGCCGATATTGTGGACGGACTCAAATCCTCTGAATCCCTGATGGCGAGCCGCGTTACGGCCTATGAGAGCGCAAACCTGCTGACGCTGGCGGCCATTTGCTCCCGTAGCCCTCATATCATGCTGATGCCCGAGATATTCATTCCATCGCTGCAGAAGATATTCCCGGTGAAACACTTCAGGCTGCCGGATAGCCACTCGTTAACCTTTGATTGCCATCTCCATTATCACCGTTCTATGGCAGCCAGTATCAGCCAGCTGGCGATTTTTAATGCTTTTCATCAGGGTAGAGCAAAAATTTAGCCTGCCCACAGCAGTTATAATCGCAATGCTATTTCTTTAAATTTAACATTCAAATGATCAACGGGCGCTCAGGGTTTACCTGTTCCCCCATACACTATAAGGTTAAAGCTAATTAGCGATAGCCAGCAGGATTACGAAAATTTTCGCCAAATAATGAATAACGCAAAGCACACTTACTTTTTGTAATACAAGGTTTACTCTATGAAATTTGACGTCATCAGTGACAATTACTTCTACTGCGAAGGAATAAAATCATCCCAGAACCAGGTACATTATGTTCTTGATCATGAAGATGTTAATCTTTTTTTCGCCAGCTTCACCCAGACAAATCATCTGATTATTGCCCTCAGAAACATGCACTTACGCGGCGTGGTTATTGAATTCTGTCGGGCAAACCAGGCCAAATATGTCGTGCTGCTGGAAGATATGATTAAAAATGACTGGTTTGAAATCGATAACGTTATCTATTTTTCAATGGACAGTTCTCAGCAGCATATTCGCAAAATAATCACTTCCCCGATTATGAGCAAGGGTGATAAACTCACGCAGCGTGAATTGGATATTCTGCCCCACGTGCATTTAAACAATACAACAATGGCATCGATGCTTAATTTGTCGCAAAAAACCGCCAGCGGCTACAAAATCATTCTCAAGCGGAAGCTAAAAATGAAGGCCTTTAACTCCTTAGCCCTGACGCGAATGAAGAATGCCATCATGTGTACCGACACCGAAGGCCAGCGCTATTTAGCGTCTTAATCCGTCGCGGTTAAACAGCAAACGCTTAGCATTATTATCACCAGAAATTTCGTTCCTGTTCCGCTGAAACAGAAAGGCTATTCCTGAAATGAGGCCAATGCTAAGCGTTTCATTTGTGACCCTGCCCCTCCCCCGAAACGGATCGAGGGGCATCGCCTTCATCCCTTGATCTTCGGATCCAACGCGTCCCGCAGCCCGTCCCCCAGCAGGTTAAATGCCAGCACCGTCAGGAAAATGGCCAGGCTCGGGAAAATAGCCACATGCGGGGACATCACCATATCCGCTCGCGCTTCGTTAAGCATTGCGCCCCACTCTGGCGTAGGAGGCTGCGCACCAAGCCCGAGAAACGACAGGCTCGCCGCTGAAATTATCGACGTGCCAATGCGCATCGTAAAATAGACCACGATGGACGACACTGTACCCGGCAAAATATGGCGGAAGATAATGGTCCAGTCAGATGCGCCGATGCTGCGGGCCGACTCGATAAACGTCTGGTGTTTGAGCACCAGCGTATTTCCACGCACCAGACGGGCAAAAGCCGGAATGCTGAAAATCGCCACGGCGATAATCACATTCGCCATGCCGCTGCCCATGATTGCCACCACGGCAATCGCCAGCAGAATACCGGGGAAAGCAAAGAGCACGTCGCAGATGCGCATAATGACCCTGTCCCACCAGCCTTCGTAGTACCCCGCCAGCAGGCCAAAGAAGGTGCCGATAACCGCACCGATTAAAACAGAGAACACTCCCGCCGCCAGCGATATCTGCGCACCGATCAGCACGCGGCTGAAAATATCCCGCCCCAGTGAATCCACGCCGAACCAGTGCAGCATCGACGGGCCGTCGTTAAGCCTGTCGTAATCGAAGTAGTTTTCAGCATCGAACGGGGCGACCCAGGGGGCAATCAGGGCAACAGCGATCAGCAGCAAAACGAAAATGCCTGCGGTCACCGCCACCGGCTGCCTGCGCAGACGCCGCAGAAACTCATGCCACGGTGTGCGTACCCTATCGGGCCGCACAAGCGGCAGCGCATTAAGCACGGCCTGACGTCGCCAGTTAAATAGTCGCATCCTTACTTGTACCTGATTGCAGGGTTAATGGCCGCGTAAAGCAGATCCACTACCAGATTGATAACAATAAACTCCAGCGAAAAGAGCAGCACTTCCGCCTGGATTACCGGGTAATCGCGCATTTCCACCGAGTCCACCAGCAGGCGCCCCAGCCCAGGCCAGTTAAAGACTTTCTCTACGACGATAGAGCCGCCGAGCAAAAAGCCAAACTGGAGGCCCATCATGGTGACCACCGGGATCATCGCGTTGCGCAGGCCATGTTTGATCACCACCAGCGTTTCGCTCACCCCTTTCGCGCGGGCGGTACGCATGTAATCTTCCTGCAGGACGTCAACAAACGACGCGCGCGTGAAGCGGGCCATGACTGCAGCCACCGCGGCGCCCAGGGTGACGGAAGGTAAAATATAGTGCTGCCAGGTGTCGGCCCCAACCGTGGGCAGCCAGCCCAGCTCGACGGAAAAGACCTGCATCAGCAGCATCCCCAGCGCAAACGCCGGGAAAGAGATCCCCGACACGGCGATGGTCATGCTCAGCCTGTCCGGCCAGCGGTTGCGCCAGACGGCGGAGACAATGCCGGCAAACAACCCAAAAATCACCGCCCACACCATGCTGGTCAGCGTCAGCCAAAGCGTCGGCATAAAGCGGCTGGCAATCTCCTCTGAAACCGGGCGGTGCGACACCATCGAGGTGCCGAAATCGCCCTTCAGCACGCTGCAGATAAAGTGCAGGAACTGCTGCCAGAGCGGAAGATCCAGGCCCAGCTGTTTACGCACCAGCTCAATGACCTGAGCATCCGCTTCCGGCCCGGCAATAATCCGTGCAGGGTCGCCCGGCAGCATGTGGACAAACAGAAACACCAGCACCGCCACGATTAGCAGCGTAGGAATGAGACCCAGCAGGCGCTTGAGGAAATAGTTAAACAAGAAAGCTCCGTTCACGTAGGGCGGGTAGCACAACCGCTACCCGCCGTGTTCCCGGTGGATGACGCTTGCGCTTACCCACCCTACAACACCAGCTCCGGTGCTATTTCAAATCCGCATCGTCAAAGCTGAACCCGGTATCCGGCATCACGTAGAAACCGGTCAGGTTCTTGCTATGGGCGGACACCAGTTTTTCCACCACCAGCGGCACCCACGGGGACTCTTTCCAGATGGTATCCTGGGCGTCATTGTAGAGCTTCGCCTTCTCGTCGCGGTTGGTGGTTTTCAGCGCGTCCGTCAGTTCTTTATCTACCTGCGGGTTGCTGTAGAACGCGGTATTGAACAGCGTTGGCGGCCAGTTCTGCGAGGCAAACAGCGGCGACAGCGCCCAGTCCGCTTCGCCGGTGGAGGCCGTCCAGCCGGTGTAGAACATTCTTACGCCGCTTTCGGCCTGCCCTTTGCCTTCCACTTCGGCGGAGCGCTGACCGGCATCCATCGCCGTCACTTTCACCTTGATGCCCACCTGCGCCAGCTGCTGCTGGGTAAACTGGAGGACCTTCTGCGCGGTGCTGTGGTTGTGGGAGGACCAGAGCGTGGTTTCAAATCCGTTCGGGAAGCCCGCTTCCTTCAGCAGCGCCTTCGCCTTAGCCGGATCGTACGGCCACGGCTTGTATTTTTCAGAGAAGTCGATGGACGGCGGCACCACGCCCTCCGCCGGGGTCGCATAGCCCGCAAAGGCCACCTTCACCAGCGCCTGACGGTTGATAGCGTAGTTAATCGCCTCGCGCACCTTCGGATTATCAAACGGCTTCTGCGTCACGTTCATGCTGATATAGCGCTGCATGATGGACGGTGAAGCAACCAGATCCAGCTTGTCGTTTTTTTCCAGTCGCGCGGCCTGCTCGTAAGGGATGGGGAAGGCGAACTGCGCTTCGCCGGTTTGCAGCATTGCCGCACGAGTATTGTTGTCCACCACCGGACGCCAGGTGATGGTGTCCAGCAACGGCCGGCCCTGCTTCCAGTAGCCGGTAAATTTCTTCACCTTCACGAAATCCGTCTGGTTCCAGGTATCAAGCTGGTAAGGGCCGGTCCCCACCGGGTGGAAACCAATATCTTTGCCGTATTTTTTTAGCGCCGCGGGGGAGATCATCGCCGTCGCCGGATGGGCAAGAATATTGATAAACGCTGAGAACGGCTGTTTAAGGGTAATGTTTACCGTGGTCACATCTACCGCTTCGGTTTTTGCGATGGCCTTATAAAGGTTGTAGCGCTTAAGGTGGTTTTCCGGGTCACTTGCGCGGTCGAGGTTTACCTTAACCGCTTCGGCGTTAAAGTCCGTGCCGTCCTGGAACTTCACGTCAGGACGCAGTTTGATGGTGTAAACCAGCCCGTCGTCAGAGACTTTATAGCTCTCCGCCAGCACGTTTTGCAGCTTCATGTCCTTATCGAGGCCAAACAGCCCCTGGTAAAACGACTTCGCCACCGCCTGGGAGAGCGTGTCGTTGGCGTCGTAAGGATCGAGCGTGGTGAAGTTAGAGGCAACCGCTACCACGACATCCTTGGCAGCAAACGCCGGTGCGGCGAAGACCGAGGTCGCGAGGCCCGCCGCCAGCAGCCATTTAGTATGCATGTTCAGTTTCATTGTTATTCTCCTGTTATCCCTGCCTAAATACGGTTATCGCTGCTGCCTATCGGGTGGCGGGCGACAAAATGCCCCGGCCCAACGGCAACCAGCGGTGCGACGAGCGGTGCATCCCCGATGCTGCGCGTGTTGCTCGGGATCTCATCGGAAAGTAAAACGGGTATTGGCCGACGGTGCGCCGGATCCGCAACCGGCACGGCCGCCATCAGCTTACGGGTATACGGATGCTGCGGGTTTTCAAACACCTGGCGACGCGGACCAATTTCGACGATCTGCCCCAGATACATCACCGCCACGCGGTGGCAGATCCTCTCCACCACCGCCATGTCGTGGGAGATAAACAGAAAAGCGATGCCAAACTCGCGCTGTAAATCGAGAAGCAAATTAATTATTTGCGCGCGGATAGACACGTCCAGCGCCGAAACCGACTCATCGGCAATGACCACCTTTGGATTTAGCGCCAGCGCCCTCGCGATACATATACGCTGCCGCTGCCCGCCGGAAAACTCGTGCGGGTAGCGCCACGCGTGTTCGGGCAGTAACCCCACCCGCTCCAGCAGCCACGCCACTCGCTTCTCCGCCTCCACTTTTGGCATAACGTTGTGGACCAGCAATGGCTCCATGATGGAGTAGCCAACCGTCAGGCGCGGGTCGAGCGAGGCATAAGGATCCTGAAAGATAAACTGAATGTCTTTGCGGACGTGCTGCATCTGCGCGTTGTGCAGATTATCAATGCGCTGGCCGTTGAAGCTGATGCTCCCGCCCTGATTTTCAACCAGCCGCAGCAGGGAGCGGCCTGTGGTGGATTTACCGCTGCCGGATTCGCCCACCAGCCCCAGCGTTTCGCCCGGCCACAGGTCGAAGCTCACCTTTTCTACCGCATGAACCTGCTTCGTCACGCGGTTCAGAATGCCGCTGCGGATATCAAAGCGGGTGGTCAGATCCCGGACTTCAAGAACGGGGCCAGCCCCTTCGGGAAGGGTGTCCTGCTCGGTTTCCGGCTCACGCTTATCTGGTTCGTTCTGATTAAGGAGGGGGAATTTGCGCGGTAGATCGGAGCCGTTCATTGAACCAAGGCGCGGCACGGCGGAGAGCAGGGCTTTGGTGTATGGATGAACGGGCGCACGAAATATTTGCTCAACGCTGCCTGTTTCCACCGCTTCCCCGCGATACATCACCAGCACGCGGTCGGCGATGTTCGCCACCACGCCCATATCGTGGGTGATAAAGATTACGCCCATCTGCATTTCATCCTGCAATACGCGGATGAGCTGGAGGATCTGTGCCTGAATGGTGACGTCCAGCGCCGTTGTCGGTTCATCGGCAATCAACACCGCCGGGCGGCACGAGAGCGCCATGGCGATCATCACTCGCTGGCGCATCCCGCCGGAGAGCTGGTGCGGATAGCGGCCCAGAATGGCCTTCGCCTCGGGGATACGCACGCGCTCCAGCATCCGCTGGGCCTCCAGCAGCGCTGCTCGTTTATCCATGCCCTGATGCAGACGGATAGATTCAGCGATTTGCTCCCCCACAGGGAACACCGGGTTGAGCGAGGTCATCGGCTCCTGAAAAATCATCGCGATATCCGCGCCGCGTACGTCGCGCATCTGCGCGTTGCTCAGCTCGTTGGGGTTAATGACCTGCTTATTGCGCCGGCGCAGAAGGAAATCGCCGCTGTTCACCAGCCCCCCGGACTGCTCCAGCAGGCGCATCAGCGCCAGCGCGGTCACCGACTTCCCAGAGCCGGACTCACCGACGATAGCCAGCGTTTCCCCACGCTTAAGATCGAAAGAGAGGTTGCGCACTGCGTCGGTATACGCCTTCTCCTGGCGAAAACGAATGTTCAGGCCGCTGATGGAGAGCACCCGATCCTCAGGCAGTTCATGGCTGTGCGGCATCAGCACTCCCGGTCACGGTAAATACCCACGCTCGGCGCGTCGCCCGCATAGCCGTAGCCGCGATACATTCCTTCGCTGTTGAACGGCAGCGCCACGTTGCCTTCGTTGTCGATAGCAATCACCCCGCCTTCGCCCTCCAGCGCCGGGAGCTTTTCCATCACCACGCGTTCGGTGGCCTGGTGCAGGCTCAGCCCGCCGTATTCCATTAGCGCGGCGATGTCGTAGGCGGCAAGCGTGCGCATAAATACCTCACCCGTGCCGGTGCAGGAGACGGCGACGTTGGCATTGTTGGCATAGCAGCCCGCGCCGATAATCGGTGAATCGCCCACCCGGCCGGGCTGTTTATTCGTCATGCCGCCGGTAGAGGTGGCGGCAGCAAGGTTACCGAATTTATCCAGCGCGACTGCGCCGACGGTGCCGAATTTCTGGTCTGGATCGAGAGGCTCACCGCCGGAGTGGTCCAGCACGGTCTGGTGATTATCCCGCGCACGCTGGAGCTGTTCCCAACGTTCCGGTGTAGAAAAGACGTCCGCTGAAACGGCTTCAAGCCCCTGCTGCTGAGCAAAAACTTCTGCGCCCTCACCGATTAACAGCACGTGCGGACTGTGCTCCAGCACCTTTCGGGCGGCAAGAATGGGGTTGCGGATATGGCTGACGCCCGCCACGGCCCCGGCGTTCAGCGTGTTGCCATCCATGACGCAGGCATCCAGCTCATGGGTGCCCGTATGGGTAAATACCGCACCGACTCCCGCATTGAAGAGCGGGTTTTCTTCCAGCAGGCGTACCGCCTCTGTGACGGCGTCCAGCGCGCTGCCGTCGGCTTCGAGAATCGCCTGACCCGCTTCGATTATTTCTGATAATGCCCGGATGTACTGCTGCTCTTTCTCAACGCTCAGCTGCGAGCGCGTGATGGCACCTGCTCCGCCGTGGATGGCGATTACCGCTTTGTTCATAACGACATAGCCTTGTCATAGTTATCTGGGGCTGCGTTTTTCTATAAATATCAGAATCGTTGCGAAATCCTCATACGATTTTTGAATATAGAAAGATGTAAAAGTGTTGTAAAGAAAATCGACCTCACGCCGGCCCCCGAATGGAACATTCAGTCGCTGGGCTTTATCTGCCATAATATGCCCCTCACTTTGCCCCCGCCGCAGGAGTTTTTCATGGAATATACCGCCGGGCTGATCCCCCTTGAAGCCGCGATGGAGCAGATGCTTTCACGCATCATGCCTGTCACTGAAACCCAGACCGTTCCTTTATTAGGGGCTAACGGGCGCATCACCGCGCACCCTGTCACGTCGCCAATTGACGTCCCTGGCTTTGATAACTCCGCGATGGACGGCTACGCGGTGCGCATGAGCGATATCGCCACGGGCGGCGCGCTGCCGGTTGCCGGAAAAGCTTTCGCCGGGCAGCCGTTTACCGGCGAGTGGCCGGAAGGAACCTGCGTAAGAATTATGACCGGTGCCCCGGTGCCAGCGGGCGCGCAGGCGGTGGTTATGCAGGAAGAGACGGAGGTGACCGAAAGCGGCGTGCGCATTAACGCAGCCGTCACCAACGGTCAGAACATTCGTCGGCGCGGTGAAGATATTCGTCAGGATGGCAGCGTGCTGCCAGCCGGTAAGAAACTGACCGCCGCCGAACTGCCGCTTATCGCCTCGCTGGGTATCCCGGAAGTCGAAGTCGTCCGCAAAGTGCGCGCTGCGGTATTTTCTACTGGCGATGAACTCCAGCTGCCGGGCCAGCCGCTCGGCGAAGGGCAAATCTACGATACCAACCGCCTTGCGGTGCACCTGATGCTCGAGCAGCTGGGCTGCGAAGTTATCGATTTAGGGATTATTAAGGATGATCCTGAAGCACTGCGCGCCGCTTTTATCGAGGCGGACAGC encodes the following:
- the moeA gene encoding molybdopterin molybdotransferase MoeA, giving the protein MEYTAGLIPLEAAMEQMLSRIMPVTETQTVPLLGANGRITAHPVTSPIDVPGFDNSAMDGYAVRMSDIATGGALPVAGKAFAGQPFTGEWPEGTCVRIMTGAPVPAGAQAVVMQEETEVTESGVRINAAVTNGQNIRRRGEDIRQDGSVLPAGKKLTAAELPLIASLGIPEVEVVRKVRAAVFSTGDELQLPGQPLGEGQIYDTNRLAVHLMLEQLGCEVIDLGIIKDDPEALRAAFIEADSKADVVISSGGVSVGEADYTKQLLEELGEVGFWKLAIKPGKPFAFGRLQNSWFCGLPGNPVSAALTFYQLVQPLLAKLSGQQGNALPPRQRARTVGRLKKAPGRLDFQRGIMRRAEDGQLEVLSTGHQGSHIFSSFSQANCFIVLERERGSVEAGDWVEIEPFNALFGG
- the gsiA gene encoding glutathione ABC transporter ATP-binding protein GsiA, translating into MPHSHELPEDRVLSISGLNIRFRQEKAYTDAVRNLSFDLKRGETLAIVGESGSGKSVTALALMRLLEQSGGLVNSGDFLLRRRNKQVINPNELSNAQMRDVRGADIAMIFQEPMTSLNPVFPVGEQIAESIRLHQGMDKRAALLEAQRMLERVRIPEAKAILGRYPHQLSGGMRQRVMIAMALSCRPAVLIADEPTTALDVTIQAQILQLIRVLQDEMQMGVIFITHDMGVVANIADRVLVMYRGEAVETGSVEQIFRAPVHPYTKALLSAVPRLGSMNGSDLPRKFPLLNQNEPDKREPETEQDTLPEGAGPVLEVRDLTTRFDIRSGILNRVTKQVHAVEKVSFDLWPGETLGLVGESGSGKSTTGRSLLRLVENQGGSISFNGQRIDNLHNAQMQHVRKDIQFIFQDPYASLDPRLTVGYSIMEPLLVHNVMPKVEAEKRVAWLLERVGLLPEHAWRYPHEFSGGQRQRICIARALALNPKVVIADESVSALDVSIRAQIINLLLDLQREFGIAFLFISHDMAVVERICHRVAVMYLGQIVEIGPRRQVFENPQHPYTRKLMAAVPVADPAHRRPIPVLLSDEIPSNTRSIGDAPLVAPLVAVGPGHFVARHPIGSSDNRI
- the gsiB gene encoding glutathione ABC transporter substrate-binding protein GsiB, whose product is MKLNMHTKWLLAAGLATSVFAAPAFAAKDVVVAVASNFTTLDPYDANDTLSQAVAKSFYQGLFGLDKDMKLQNVLAESYKVSDDGLVYTIKLRPDVKFQDGTDFNAEAVKVNLDRASDPENHLKRYNLYKAIAKTEAVDVTTVNITLKQPFSAFINILAHPATAMISPAALKKYGKDIGFHPVGTGPYQLDTWNQTDFVKVKKFTGYWKQGRPLLDTITWRPVVDNNTRAAMLQTGEAQFAFPIPYEQAARLEKNDKLDLVASPSIMQRYISMNVTQKPFDNPKVREAINYAINRQALVKVAFAGYATPAEGVVPPSIDFSEKYKPWPYDPAKAKALLKEAGFPNGFETTLWSSHNHSTAQKVLQFTQQQLAQVGIKVKVTAMDAGQRSAEVEGKGQAESGVRMFYTGWTASTGEADWALSPLFASQNWPPTLFNTAFYSNPQVDKELTDALKTTNRDEKAKLYNDAQDTIWKESPWVPLVVEKLVSAHSKNLTGFYVMPDTGFSFDDADLK
- the gsiD gene encoding glutathione ABC transporter permease GsiD; the protein is MRLFNWRRQAVLNALPLVRPDRVRTPWHEFLRRLRRQPVAVTAGIFVLLLIAVALIAPWVAPFDAENYFDYDRLNDGPSMLHWFGVDSLGRDIFSRVLIGAQISLAAGVFSVLIGAVIGTFFGLLAGYYEGWWDRVIMRICDVLFAFPGILLAIAVVAIMGSGMANVIIAVAIFSIPAFARLVRGNTLVLKHQTFIESARSIGASDWTIIFRHILPGTVSSIVVYFTMRIGTSIISAASLSFLGLGAQPPTPEWGAMLNEARADMVMSPHVAIFPSLAIFLTVLAFNLLGDGLRDALDPKIKG
- a CDS encoding LysR family transcriptional regulator; amino-acid sequence: MEELNIKQLAIINAVIECQSAALAAQKLNISPSAISYTLNQARKFTGQQLFTRTAKGLKANPEVYALQKKYQQISSLNSSRSDFIITTYSPIEMILSQHLYKMIRRTDTTSLRFITMDSNEDNRLMKLKHREVDIDIGGKLPDDKSIVCARYLHCDVHVLVNKAHPTIGNSFSMEDWQQNQHLRWRRDVGSIADIVDGLKSSESLMASRVTAYESANLLTLAAICSRSPHIMLMPEIFIPSLQKIFPVKHFRLPDSHSLTFDCHLHYHRSMAASISQLAIFNAFHQGRAKI
- the iaaA gene encoding beta-aspartyl-peptidase: MNKAVIAIHGGAGAITRSQLSVEKEQQYIRALSEIIEAGQAILEADGSALDAVTEAVRLLEENPLFNAGVGAVFTHTGTHELDACVMDGNTLNAGAVAGVSHIRNPILAARKVLEHSPHVLLIGEGAEVFAQQQGLEAVSADVFSTPERWEQLQRARDNHQTVLDHSGGEPLDPDQKFGTVGAVALDKFGNLAAATSTGGMTNKQPGRVGDSPIIGAGCYANNANVAVSCTGTGEVFMRTLAAYDIAALMEYGGLSLHQATERVVMEKLPALEGEGGVIAIDNEGNVALPFNSEGMYRGYGYAGDAPSVGIYRDREC
- the gsiC gene encoding glutathione ABC transporter permease GsiC encodes the protein MFNYFLKRLLGLIPTLLIVAVLVFLFVHMLPGDPARIIAGPEADAQVIELVRKQLGLDLPLWQQFLHFICSVLKGDFGTSMVSHRPVSEEIASRFMPTLWLTLTSMVWAVIFGLFAGIVSAVWRNRWPDRLSMTIAVSGISFPAFALGMLLMQVFSVELGWLPTVGADTWQHYILPSVTLGAAVAAVMARFTRASFVDVLQEDYMRTARAKGVSETLVVIKHGLRNAMIPVVTMMGLQFGFLLGGSIVVEKVFNWPGLGRLLVDSVEMRDYPVIQAEVLLFSLEFIVINLVVDLLYAAINPAIRYK